A DNA window from Setaria viridis chromosome 2, Setaria_viridis_v4.0, whole genome shotgun sequence contains the following coding sequences:
- the LOC117845279 gene encoding peroxidase 2 yields the protein MAKLAVVALLVLLGSVVCQADYGNPGSGSGSGSGFHIPIQIPFPHLTPTPTPSPNAGGLAVGFYDSTCQNAEEIVRGVVENAVRQNPGIGAGLIRMLFHDCFVEGCDGSVLLDPTPANPQPEKLAVPPNFPSLRGFEVIDAAKAALEAACPGNVSCADILAFAARDASAVLSNGNINFTVPAGRRDGRVSNSSDALQFLPPPSFNLSELTASFAAKGLDVDDLVVLSGAHTVGRSHCSPFVSDGRLNASTSDMNPGLAAQLRRQCPANPNATNDPTVAQDVVTPVRLDNQYYRNVLNHSVLFTSDAVLLRSVQTTVAVVMNAFVPGLWEQKFSRAMVKMANIEVKTGANGEIRRNCRVVN from the exons ATGGCCAAGCTTGCCGTGGTGGCATTGCTGGTGTTGCTCGGTTCAGTGGTGTGCCAAGCCGACTACGGCAACCCCGGCTCCGGCTCTGGTTCAGGCTCCGGCTTCCACATCCCGATCCAAATCCCGTTCCCGCACCTGaccccgacgccgacgccgagcccgaacgccggcggcctcgccgtcgGCTTCTACGACAGCACGTGCCAAAACGCCGAGGAGATCGTGAGGGGCGTCGTCGAGAACGCGGTCAGACAGAACCCTGGCATTGGCGCGGGGCTCATTCGTATgctcttccacgactgcttcgtcgaG GGATGTGACGGCTCCGTGCTGCTCGACCCGACGCCGGCGAACCCGCAGCCGGAGAAGCTGGCGGTGCCGCCCAACTTCCCCAGCCTTCGCGGCTTCGAGGTGATCGACGCGGCCAAGGCGGCGCTCGAGGCCGCGTGCCCCGGCaacgtctcctgcgccgacatcctcgccttcgccgcccgCGACGCCAGCGCCGTCCTCAGCAACGGCAACATCAACTTCACTGTGCCCGCGGGCCGCCGCGACGGGCGCGTGTCCAACTCCAGCGACGCGCTCCAGTTCCTGCCCCCTCCGTCCTTCAACCTCTCCGAGCTCACCGCCAGCTTCGCCGCCAAGGGGCTCGACGTCGACGACCTCGTCGTGCTCTCCGGCGCGCACACCGTCGGCCGCTCCCACTGCTCGCCCTTCGTCAGCGACGGCCGCCTCAACGCGTCCACGTCCGACATGAACCCTGGGCTGGCCGCGCAGCTGAGGCGGCAGTGCCCGGCCAACCCGAACGCGACCAACGACCCCACGGTGGCGCAGGACGTGGTGACGCCGGTCAGGCTGGACAACCAGTACTACAGGAACGTGCTCAACCACAGCGTGCTCTTCACGTCGGACGCGGTGCTGCTCAGGTCGGTGCagacgacggtggcggtggtCATGAACGCGTTCGTCCCCGGGCTGTGGGAGCAGAAGTTCTCCAGGGCGATGGTGAAGATGGCGAACATCGAGGTGAAGACCGGCGCCAATGGCGAGATCAGGAGGAACTGCCGGGTCGTCAACTAG
- the LOC117845281 gene encoding heat stress transcription factor B-4b, producing MAFLVERCGEMVVSMETSPTHAKPVPAPFLTKTYQLVDDPCTDHIVSWGEDDTTFVVWRPPEFARDLLPNYFKHNNFSSFVRQLNTYGFRKIVADRWEFANEFFRKGAKHLLAEIHRRKSSQPLPTPLPPHQPYHHHHHHLHHHHLNPFSPPPPPPTQPVYHFQEEPAAAHGVHGGSNGGDGSGGGDFLAALSEDNRQLRRRNSLLLSELAHMKKLYNDIIYFLQNHVAPVTSPSSAAHHASLPSAGAASSCRLMELDPGSPSPPPRPEAAEDAGDGTVKLFGVALQGKKKKRAHREDGDDDHEQGSSEV from the exons ATGGCTTTCCTGGTGGAGCGGTGCGGCGAGATGGTTGTGTCGATGGAGACCTCGCCGACGCACGCGaagccggtgccggcgccgttCCTGACCAAGACGTACCAGCTGGTGGACGACCCCTGCACCGACCACATCGTGTCGTGGGGCGAGGACGACACCACCTTCGTGGTGTGGCGCCCGCCCGAGTTCGCGCGCGACCTCCTCCCCAACTACTTCAAGCACAACAACTTCTCCAGCTTCGTCAGGCAGCTCAACACCTAT GGTTTTAGGAAGATAGTGGCAGATCGGTGGGAGTTTGCCAACGAGTTCTTCAGGAAGGGAGCCAAGCACCTCCTCGCCGAGATCCACCGGAGGAAGTCGTCGCAGCCGCTGCCGACGCCGCTGCCACCGCACCAgccctaccaccaccaccaccaccatctccaccaccaccacctcaaccccttctccccgccgccgccgcctccaaccCAACCGGTGTATCATTTCCAAGaagagcccgccgccgcgcacggcgtCCACGGCGGCAGCAATGGTGgtgacggcagcggcggtggggaCTTCTTGGCAGCGCTGTCGGAGGACAACCGCCAGCTGCGGCGGCGCAACTCGCTTCTGCTGTCGGAGCTGGCgcacatgaagaagctctaCAACGACATTATCTACTTCCTGCAGAACCACGTGGCGCCGGTGACGAGCCCCTCGTCGGCGGCGCACCACGCGTCCCtgcccagcgccggcgccgcgtccTCCTGCAGGCTGATGGAGCTGGACCCGGGctccccttccccgccgccgcggccggaggcggcggaggacgccGGTGACGGCACGGTGAAGCTGTTCGGCGTGGCGCTGcagggcaagaagaagaagcgggCGCACCGagaggacggcgacgacgaccatGAGCAGGGAAGCAGCGAGGTCtaa
- the LOC117845996 gene encoding peroxidase 2: MAKLAVLALLVLLGSVTCRADYGYGGYPSPTPTPTPTPPPSAGGLTVGFYDSTCPNAEDIVRGVVEKAVTQDPGVGAGLIRMLFHDCFVQGCDASVLLDPTTANPQPEKLSPPNFPSLRGFEVIDAAKAALEAACPGNVSCADIVAFAGRDASAVLSGRRINFTMPAGRRDGRVSTSSDALQFLPPPSFNLSELTASFAAKGLDVDDLVVLSGAHTVGRSHCSSFVTDGRLNASTSDMNPGLAASLRQECPASPNATNDPTVAQDVVTPVTLDNQYYKNVLNRSVLFTSDAALLNSGQTAVSVLLNAVTPGRWEQMFAKAMVKMARIEVKTGTNGEIRRSCRIVN, translated from the exons ATGGCTAAGCTTGCAGTTCTGGCCTTGCTTGTGTTGCTCGGTTCGGTGACATGCCGAGCCGACTACGGCTACGGTGGTTACCCCAGCCCAACACCGACACCAACCCCCACCCCGCCACCGAGCGCCGGCGGCCTCACCGTCGGCTTCTACGACAGCACGTGCCCAAACGCCGAGGACATCGTGAGGGGTGTAGTCGAGAAGGCGGTGACACAGGACCCTGGCGTTGGCGCGGGGCTCATTAGGATgctcttccacgactgcttcgtgcAG GGGTGCGACGCGTCCGTGCTGCTCGACCCGACCACGGCGAACCCGCAGCCTGAGAAGCTGTCCCCGCCGAACTTCCCGAGCCTGCGCGGCTTCGAGGTCATCGACGCGGCCAAGGCGGCGCTCGAGGCCGCGTGCCCGGGCaacgtctcctgcgccgacatcgtcgccttcgccggccgcgacgccaGCGCCGTCCTCAGCGGCCGCAGGATCAACTTCACGATGCCCGcgggccgccgcgacggccgcgTGTCCACCTCCAGCGACGCGCTCCAGTTCCTGCCACCGCCCTCGTTCAACCTCTCCGAGCTCACCGCCAGCTTCGCCGCCAAGGGTCTCGACGTCGACGACCTCGTCGTGCTCTCCGGCGCGCACACCGTCGGCCGCTCCCACTGCTCGTCCTTCGTCACCGACGGCCGCCTCAACGCGTCCACGTCCGACATGAACCCGGGGCTGGCGGCGTCGCTAAGGCAGGAATGCCCGGCGAGCCCGAACGCGACCAACGACCCCACGGTGGCGCAGGACGTGGTGACGCCAGTCACGCTGGACAACCAGTACTACAAGAATGTGCTCAACCGCAGCGTTCTGTTCACGTCGGACGCGGCGCTCCTCAACTCGGGGCAGACGGCGGTGTCCGTGCTGCTCAACGCGGTGACCCCTGGGCGTTGGGAGCAGATGTTCGCCAAGGCGATGGTGAAGATGGCTCGCATCGAGGTGAAGACAGGCACCAACGGCGAGATCAGGAGGAGCTGCAGGATCGTCAACTAG
- the LOC117842755 gene encoding uncharacterized protein, with translation MSGNDDKSQAAADRIKAAALSAAKGLSRAQAERAAAAAARNVNAYGQKEEGPSRWQERKEAKRQMYLMSTEKAAILGTVKPKASEASSGGAYTQCQKCFQHGHWTYECKNERVYMSRPSRTQQLKNPKLKKSVPVSYQFENPDLIKEREAEKKLMKEKRKKERSERRKGKSKRKHRSPSDSDSNSSDASVFDSESESSGTGSDYSSGSSSSCSSSDSEDKKRQHRRKQKKRRHRRDSTSSASSESESASDSDSDDKGSRRKSKRRSSRR, from the coding sequence ATGTCTGGAAATGATGATAAGTCCCAGGCTGCGGCAGACCGAATAAAAGCAGCCGCATTATCAGCGGCTAAGGGATTGAGCAGGGCTCAAGCTGAGCGcgctgcggctgctgcagcCCGCAATGTCAATGCCTATGGGCAGAAGGAAGAGGGGCCAAGCCGCTGGCAGGAGAGGAAGGAAGCTAAGAGACAGATGTATCTGATGAGTACAGAGAAGGCTGCGATACTGGGTACTGTGAAGCCAAAAGCTTCAGAAGCTTCTTCTGGTGGAGCATATACCCAATGTCAGAAGTGTTTCCAGCATGGTCACTGGACCTATGAGTGCAAAAATGAGAGGGTTTACATGTCGCGTCCTTCCAGGACGCAGCAGCTTAAGAATCCCAAGTTGAAGAAAAGTGTACCAGTTTCTTATCAATTTGAGAATCCTGATCTTATAAAGGAGAGGGAAGCGGAGAAGAAGTTGATgaaagaaaagaggaagaaggaaagatctgaaagaagaaagggaaagagcaAGAGGAAGCATCGTTCACCGAGCGATTCTGATAGCAATAGCAGTGATGCTTCAGTGTTTGACTCTGAATCAGAATCATCAGGGACTGGCTCTGATTATTCTTCTGGAAGCAGTTCGAGTTGCAGCTCCTCGGACTCCGAGGACAAGAAGCGGCAACACAGGAGGAAGCAAAAGAAGAGAAGGCACCGGAGGGACAGCACATCATCGGCTTCATCTGAATCTGAATCTGCATCAGACAGCGATTCTGATGACAAGGGCAGCCGGAGGAAGAGCAAAAGGCGGAGCAGTAGGCGCTGA
- the LOC117845280 gene encoding uncharacterized protein: MAIHPRITGGRRQGPLPLPLKRALLAGITVAAAVSILCLLSFTDTVSFTDTLSFLGFPPRDVDKRDSNRRYLYWGRRVDCPGKHCGSCAGLGHQESSLRCALEEALFLDRVLVMPLRMCLSSAHNTKGILHSSNATSEQRWETGSCAMESLYDLDLISRTVPVILDNPRSWYEIISRSTKLGEAGVVDVQGVSRVELKENPNYSSALLINRTASPLAWFMECKDRTKRSSVMLPYTFLPTMATKKLRDAANKMKEILGDYDAIHVRRGDLLKNRKDRFGVERSLHPHLDRDTRPEFIKKRIAKWVRPGRTLFIASNERTPGFFSPLSDRYKLAYSSNFSSILAPIIENNYQLFMVERLIMQGAKTFVKTMKEFDKDLALCDDPKKNTKDWQEPVYTDD, encoded by the exons ATGGCGATCCATCCCCGTATCACCGGCGGCCGCAGGCAggggccgctgccgctgccgcttaAGAGGGCACTCCTGGCGGGGATCACGGTCGCGGCGGCCGTCTCCATCCTGTGCCTCCTGTCATTCACCGATACGGTGTCCTTCACGGACACGCTCTCCTTCCTGGGGTTCCCGCCCCGGGATGTCGACAAGCGGGACAGCAATCGGAGGTACCTGTACTGGGGCCGCCGCGTAGACTGCCCCGGAAAGCATTGCGGCTCCTGCGCCGGGCTCGGGCACCAGGAGTCCAGCCTCCGCTGCGCCCTCGAGGAGGCCCTCTTCCTCGACAG GGTACTCGTCATGCCTTTAAGGATGTGCCTTAGTTCAGCGCACAATACAAAGGGAATCCTCCACTCAAGCAATGCAACTTCAGAGCAAAG ATGGGAAACGGGTTCTTGCGCAATGGAATCTTTATATGATTTAGACCTCATATCAAGAACTGTACCAGTTATTTTGGATAATCCACGATCATGGTATGAGATAATATCAAGAAGTACAAAACTAGGAGAGGCTGGTGTGGTGGATGTGCAGGGAGTTAGCAGAGTTGAACTCAAAGAAAATCCAAATTATTCAAGTGCTCTCCTCATAAATCGCACAGCAAGTCCTCTTGCTTG GTTTATGGAGTGCAAGGACCGGACCAAGCGCAGCTCTGTGATGTTACCTTACACATTCCTGCCAACAATGGCAACAAAGAAACTGAGGGATGCGGCAAACAAG ATGAAAGAGATACTTGGTGATTATGATGCTATTCATGTGAGACGAGGTGACCTACTGAAGAATAGGAAAGATAGATTTGGTGTTGAGCGAAGTCTTCATCCTCATCTTGACAGAGATACTCGCCCTGAGTTTATCAAGAAAAGAATTGCAAAGTGGGTTAGACCAGGTCGCACTCTTTTCATTGCCTCAAATGAAAGGACCCCAGGCTTCTTTTCACCTCTATCAGACAG GTACAAGCTAGCATATTCATCTAACTTCAGCAGTATATTGGCTCCGATAATTGAGAACAATTATCAGCTATTCATGGTGGAAAGGTTGATCATGCAAGGTGCCAAGACGTTTGTGAAGACAATGAAAGAGTTTGACAAGGATCTTGCTCTCTGTGATGATCCTAAGAAGAATACCAAAGATTGGCAAGAACCAGTTTATACAGATGACTGA